From Segatella copri, the proteins below share one genomic window:
- a CDS encoding SusC/RagA family TonB-linked outer membrane protein — translation MYQQLKRASMALTLSSVCFLAFAQKTIQGTVKDANGEPMIGVTITDQNGKAGGITDLDGKFTIQNADPNAVLTFSYIGCKPKKVKVGSQKTWNIVLEDDNEALDEVVVVGYGTMRKRDVTGSIASVNSEKIAARGTTNLAESLQGSVPGVNITQSSSRAGAGFNIQVRGQASINKQAQPLYVIDGVVCDNMDFLNPDDIDRIDVLKDASSTAIYGSRASAGVIMITTKGSKGADKAQKATISYDGYYGIKKLARMPEFMDANEFMDYRFARYTTLDGKSYDGSSRKGVDADGHPHYIIKNTDLNSAFLTRKGATSYKDSKLYDLMMDPSFDGYDWKKLVSRTAAQQNHFISAAGATDKVSYRVGMGYQGEENVFKGNDYERFNFKGAMDAKLSKIFEAGFSTNMSMSRTQDVCTDGTYSPYVNAFYFNPFVSPTDADGNLIPNPGAKAAFGSDAQFTSTYNPLIDLNDGNYTNETKMYRLMGNFYLRANIIKGLKFTTTFSPNYSHKRQGIFYATGLNEGNDVGSTYYQKNKTNFGSVANTTRVDWTWDNQFDYNRTFGDHTVGAMALFSLYKSNTEYQYEEGKGIASDHTTFHNLGTASGDKTLSSSYTESSLESFAFRANYSYKGRYMATATLRTDGSSRFADGNRWGWFPSVAAAWRISDEAWMKQFNNWLDNAKLRLSYGVTGNNNVGDYVTIASATGPSYVTIDGKEVQGYHPNGLVNTELIWEKVKEFDVGLDLSFLKNRINVTADFYNRLSDGQIMSRSVPIETGEKTSTFNVGSVQNRGIELGLNFNIINKKDFSWSANINFARNWNKIKELSNGKVDEVANNWFIGEPLNVLRDYTHTDVITDKGVTMHTMNGDKHYTLKEFYEKYGTKYKWYEGQVAVNDWNDDGKIDDNDKQIYGCTDPRWTGSFTTNVYFKGFDFSIMFYTKSGFWSRSYFHEKYMKYGDRGNAHMQLDYYIPKGAPIIDHATGEITTATETHYGKYPYPNNSDTSMGGYFGDKGSAKGEGFQYQKTSFTKVKNITLGYTLPKSVVNKAGIRNLRVYVNVLNPFCFTNYKGFDPEWASQNLQNGGPSSVTYQFGVNLKF, via the coding sequence ATGTATCAACAACTGAAACGTGCCAGCATGGCACTGACCTTGAGTTCGGTTTGTTTCCTCGCCTTTGCGCAGAAAACAATCCAAGGTACCGTTAAGGATGCTAATGGCGAACCAATGATTGGTGTAACCATTACTGACCAGAATGGTAAGGCAGGTGGCATCACCGACCTTGACGGTAAGTTTACCATCCAGAACGCTGACCCTAATGCGGTCTTGACTTTCAGCTACATCGGCTGCAAGCCTAAGAAAGTGAAAGTAGGAAGTCAGAAAACATGGAACATCGTACTTGAAGATGACAATGAAGCCCTTGACGAGGTCGTTGTCGTTGGTTATGGTACTATGCGCAAACGCGACGTAACTGGTTCTATCGCATCTGTCAACTCAGAAAAGATAGCCGCTCGTGGTACAACCAATCTTGCAGAGTCTCTGCAGGGTTCTGTTCCAGGTGTCAACATCACCCAGTCTAGTAGCCGCGCAGGTGCAGGCTTCAATATTCAGGTTCGTGGACAGGCTTCTATCAACAAGCAGGCACAGCCATTGTATGTTATCGATGGTGTAGTTTGCGACAACATGGACTTCCTCAATCCTGATGATATCGACCGCATCGACGTATTGAAAGATGCATCTTCTACCGCCATCTATGGTTCCCGTGCCTCTGCCGGTGTCATCATGATTACCACCAAGGGCAGCAAGGGTGCAGACAAGGCACAGAAGGCAACCATCTCTTATGACGGATATTATGGTATCAAGAAGTTGGCGCGCATGCCTGAGTTTATGGATGCCAACGAGTTTATGGATTACCGATTTGCCAGATATACCACGCTTGATGGAAAGAGCTACGATGGTTCTAGCCGCAAAGGTGTAGATGCTGATGGACATCCACATTACATCATCAAGAATACCGACTTGAATTCTGCCTTCCTGACCCGCAAGGGAGCAACCAGCTACAAAGACTCCAAACTTTATGACCTGATGATGGATCCAAGTTTCGATGGTTACGACTGGAAGAAGCTGGTTAGCCGTACAGCTGCCCAGCAGAACCACTTTATCAGTGCTGCCGGTGCTACAGACAAGGTAAGCTACCGTGTAGGTATGGGTTATCAGGGCGAGGAGAACGTGTTCAAAGGCAACGACTATGAGCGTTTCAACTTCAAGGGAGCAATGGATGCCAAGCTCTCCAAGATATTCGAGGCAGGTTTCTCTACCAACATGTCAATGAGCCGCACCCAGGATGTATGTACTGATGGTACTTATTCTCCATACGTGAATGCATTCTATTTTAACCCATTCGTATCTCCAACAGATGCAGATGGCAACCTGATTCCTAACCCGGGAGCAAAGGCAGCCTTTGGTTCAGATGCACAGTTTACATCTACATATAACCCCCTCATCGATTTGAATGACGGCAACTATACCAATGAGACCAAGATGTACCGACTGATGGGTAACTTCTACCTGCGTGCCAACATCATCAAGGGATTGAAGTTTACAACCACCTTCTCTCCTAACTACTCTCACAAGCGCCAGGGCATCTTCTATGCAACAGGTCTGAACGAGGGTAACGACGTAGGTTCAACTTACTACCAGAAGAACAAGACAAACTTCGGATCCGTTGCCAATACAACCCGTGTAGACTGGACGTGGGACAACCAGTTTGACTACAACCGCACATTTGGTGACCACACCGTTGGTGCCATGGCACTGTTCTCACTGTACAAGAGTAACACAGAATATCAGTACGAAGAAGGCAAGGGTATCGCCAGCGACCATACTACATTTCACAACCTGGGAACAGCCAGCGGCGACAAAACCCTCTCAAGTTCTTATACTGAGTCATCATTGGAGTCATTTGCTTTCCGTGCCAACTATTCCTACAAGGGCCGTTACATGGCTACAGCTACACTCCGTACCGATGGCAGTTCACGCTTCGCAGACGGCAACCGATGGGGCTGGTTCCCTTCTGTAGCTGCAGCATGGCGTATCTCTGATGAAGCTTGGATGAAGCAGTTCAACAACTGGTTAGACAATGCTAAACTCCGTCTGTCATACGGTGTTACCGGTAACAACAATGTGGGTGACTATGTAACTATCGCTTCTGCTACAGGTCCATCTTATGTAACCATAGATGGCAAAGAGGTACAGGGTTATCATCCTAACGGATTGGTAAATACAGAACTCATCTGGGAGAAGGTAAAGGAATTTGATGTAGGTCTCGACCTGAGTTTCCTGAAAAACCGCATCAATGTAACAGCCGACTTCTATAACCGTCTTTCTGATGGTCAGATTATGTCACGTTCAGTGCCTATCGAAACTGGTGAGAAGACTTCAACCTTCAATGTAGGTTCTGTCCAGAACAGAGGTATAGAACTCGGTTTGAACTTTAACATCATCAACAAGAAAGACTTCTCCTGGAGTGCGAACATAAACTTCGCCCGCAACTGGAACAAGATTAAGGAGTTGAGTAATGGTAAGGTTGATGAGGTAGCCAACAACTGGTTTATCGGCGAGCCACTGAATGTACTCCGTGACTATACCCATACCGATGTCATCACCGACAAGGGTGTAACCATGCACACCATGAATGGTGACAAGCACTATACCCTGAAGGAATTCTACGAGAAGTATGGCACTAAGTATAAGTGGTATGAAGGTCAGGTAGCCGTAAACGACTGGAACGATGACGGTAAGATTGACGACAACGATAAGCAGATTTATGGTTGTACCGATCCACGCTGGACCGGTAGTTTCACTACCAATGTTTACTTCAAGGGCTTCGACTTCTCTATCATGTTCTATACAAAGAGCGGATTCTGGTCACGCAGCTACTTCCATGAGAAGTATATGAAGTATGGCGACCGTGGTAATGCCCACATGCAACTGGACTACTACATACCAAAGGGAGCACCAATCATCGATCATGCAACAGGTGAGATTACAACCGCCACAGAGACCCACTACGGAAAGTATCCTTATCCAAACAACAGCGATACTTCGATGGGTGGTTACTTCGGTGACAAGGGTTCAGCCAAGGGAGAAGGTTTCCAGTATCAGAAGACCTCTTTCACCAAGGTTAAGAACATTACCCTGGGTTACACATTGCCTAAGAGCGTAGTAAACAAGGCAGGTATCAGAAATCTCCGTGTTTATGTAAACGTTCTGAACCCATTCTGCTTCACCAACTACAAGGGCTTCGACCCAGAGTGGGCATCACAGAATCTGCAGAATGGCGGTCCATCATCTGTAACCTACCAGTTTGGTGTAAATCTTAAGTTCTAA